Proteins encoded together in one Mauremys reevesii isolate NIE-2019 linkage group 11, ASM1616193v1, whole genome shotgun sequence window:
- the LOC120375139 gene encoding dehydrogenase/reductase SDR family member 9-like, with protein sequence MFFYLLIFLAIFYLWWRWGAQDGQKIRDLTGKYIFITGCDSGFGNLAARTFDKKGFRVLASCLTEAGAVELKAATSKQLQTVLLDVTDPDNVRKVAEWIKAEVGTAGLWGLVNNAGIMGPSAPTDWLNIEHFRAPIEINLIGLINVTLHLLPLVKKARGRLVNISSTGGRLAVWGGGYFPSKFGVEAFNDSLRRDMKAFGVKVSCIEPGLFKTGLSNRKKIIEEREVIWSQLPPAIRKQYGEGYVQKDAARKEKLVQVLQNINLSLVVQCMEHALTSINPHSRYTAGWDAKLLWIPLSSMPAAIQDFVLLRNKVELADPTAG encoded by the exons atgtttttctatcTCCTCATCTTTCTGGCCATCTTCTATTTGTGGTGGAGATGGGGGGCACAAGATGGGCAGAAGATTAGAGATCTCACAGGCAAATATATATTCATCACTGGATGTGACTCGGGATTTGGAAATCTGGCAGCAAGGACTTTTGATAAGAAAGGATTTCGAGTTCTTGCCAGTTGTCTGACTGAAGCGGGAGCAGTGGAGCTAAAAGCAGCAACCTCAAAGCAGCTCCAAACAGTGCTGCTGGATGTGACAGATCCAGACAACGTTAGGAAGGTGGCTGAGTGGATTAAAGCTGAAGTGGGGACAGCAG GTCTGTGGGGGCTGGTCAACAATGCGGGGATTATGGGACCATCAGCGCCGACAGATTGGTTGAATATTGAGCACTTCAGAGCACCAATTGAAATTAATTTAATTGGCCTCATAAATGTTACATTACATTTGCTTCCCTTGGTGAAAAAGGCCAGAGGGAGACTAGTAAATATATCCAGCACCGGAGGCCGCCTGGCAGTCTGGGGGGGTGGCTATTTTCCTTCCAAGTTTGGGGTGGAAGCATTTAATGACAGTTTAAG acGGGACATGAAAGCTTTCGGAGTTAAGGTTTCTTGCATTGAACCTGGGCTGTTCAAAACTGGACTATCCAATCGAAAAAAGATCATCGAAGAAAGGGAGGTCATTTGGAGTCAACTTCCTCCTGCTATTAGAAAACAATATGGAGAGGGGTATGTACAGAAAG ATGCAGCAAGGAAAGAAAAGCTGGTTCAGGTGCTTCAGAACATAAACCTCTCACTGGTTGTGCAATGTATGGAGCATGCTCTAACAAGCATTAATCCTCACTCACGTTACACTGCAGGCTGGGATGCTAAGCTTCTTTGGATACCCCTTTCAAGCATGCCTGCAGCAATACAGGACTTTGTACTCCTGAGAAACAAAGTAGAGCTTGCGGACCCAACTGCAGGGTGA